A portion of the Sulfurospirillum diekertiae genome contains these proteins:
- a CDS encoding LysR substrate-binding domain-containing protein, translating to MTFQELRFFYSLCEDSHISNLAQKLGISQSAISLAIKSLEAQIGEQLFDRIGKKLVLNEIGRLFKEKTYSHFRALNDAEDFFKNSKISGILKIASSKTIGDFITPQIVFDFLAQHEEVTIQKDIQNSSQIIQMVKDSTIDIGFIESSCEDADILKEAIGDDQLIVVSGDSCLGDGVFFIDELFHKKWILREKGSGTREVFLDALGEIAKDLTIVMEFSEFEEAKTILLNNPQTITCLSKVAVTNELKRGELFEVSLVNLKIDRSFYLIYHKSKYQSRLFSEFKQFVHAQMSARYKLKSL from the coding sequence ATGACATTTCAAGAGTTGAGATTTTTTTATTCTCTCTGTGAAGATTCACATATCTCAAACTTGGCACAAAAACTGGGTATCAGCCAGTCTGCTATTTCTCTTGCCATCAAGTCGTTAGAAGCGCAAATAGGAGAACAACTCTTTGATCGCATCGGAAAAAAATTGGTGCTGAATGAAATCGGCAGGCTTTTTAAAGAGAAAACCTATTCGCATTTTAGAGCGTTGAATGATGCTGAAGATTTTTTTAAGAACAGTAAAATATCGGGAATTTTAAAGATCGCTTCGAGTAAAACGATTGGGGATTTTATCACTCCACAAATTGTTTTTGATTTTTTGGCACAGCATGAAGAGGTAACGATTCAAAAAGACATTCAAAACTCTTCTCAGATTATCCAAATGGTAAAAGATTCGACCATTGACATAGGATTTATCGAATCCTCGTGCGAGGATGCAGACATTCTCAAAGAAGCTATTGGCGATGACCAACTTATTGTTGTCTCTGGGGATTCTTGTCTTGGGGATGGAGTATTTTTTATTGATGAGTTATTTCATAAAAAGTGGATTTTAAGAGAAAAAGGCTCTGGGACGAGGGAAGTTTTTTTAGATGCTTTGGGTGAAATTGCCAAAGATTTGACAATCGTAATGGAGTTCTCCGAATTTGAAGAGGCAAAAACCATTTTGCTCAATAATCCACAAACCATCACCTGTCTTTCCAAAGTTGCCGTTACCAATGAACTAAAACGTGGAGAACTCTTTGAAGTGAGCTTGGTTAACTTAAAAATTGATCGATCGTTTTACCTCATTTACCATAAAAGCAAATACCAAAGCAGACTTTTTAGTGAGTTTAAACAGTTTGTTCATGCCCAAATGAGTGCCCGTTATAAGCTCAAAAGCCTATAA
- a CDS encoding adenosine deaminase, which translates to MKELIQKLPKAELHLHIEGTLEPELMFTLAQKNNIALPYQNIEEIKSAYNFTSLQSFLDIYYAGANVLINESDFFDLTWAYLLTCKAQNVVHVEIFFDPQTHTKRGIAFKTVVDGITKALTKAEEELGISSFLIMSFLRHLSEADAFETLEQSLPFKDKIIGVGLDSSEVGHPPSKFERVFEASAKKGYKIVAHAGEEADSSYIWEAINLLHVNRIDHGIRCEEDVKLVDFLIEKQIPLTICPLSNVKLKAVKRMQEHNIVKLLRQGVLVTINSDDPAYFGGYINENYEAVVKSLHVNKEEIKTLAKNSFKASFLSEVKKQFFIETISTY; encoded by the coding sequence ATGAAAGAGCTTATCCAAAAACTTCCCAAAGCTGAATTGCATCTTCACATTGAAGGCACACTCGAGCCTGAACTTATGTTTACACTCGCTCAAAAAAACAATATTGCACTGCCTTATCAAAACATTGAAGAGATCAAAAGTGCCTACAACTTCACCTCGTTGCAATCTTTTTTAGATATCTACTATGCGGGCGCTAATGTGCTGATCAACGAGTCTGATTTTTTTGATCTAACATGGGCATACCTTCTTACATGTAAAGCTCAAAACGTTGTCCATGTAGAGATCTTTTTCGATCCTCAAACACATACTAAGCGGGGAATTGCATTTAAAACCGTTGTGGATGGCATTACAAAAGCACTTACAAAAGCTGAAGAGGAACTGGGTATTAGCTCTTTTCTGATTATGAGTTTTTTGCGCCATCTTAGCGAAGCAGATGCATTTGAAACGTTGGAACAATCTCTGCCCTTTAAAGATAAAATTATTGGTGTTGGACTAGATTCCAGTGAAGTGGGGCATCCGCCATCCAAATTTGAACGTGTTTTTGAGGCAAGTGCCAAAAAAGGCTATAAAATCGTGGCACATGCGGGTGAAGAAGCAGATAGCTCCTATATTTGGGAAGCGATTAACCTTTTACATGTAAACCGAATCGACCATGGCATTCGCTGCGAGGAGGATGTAAAATTGGTGGATTTTCTCATTGAGAAACAAATTCCTTTGACGATTTGTCCGCTCTCCAATGTCAAACTAAAAGCCGTGAAACGGATGCAAGAGCATAATATTGTGAAGCTTTTGCGCCAAGGTGTTTTAGTAACCATCAATTCTGATGATCCTGCTTATTTTGGTGGATATATCAATGAAAACTATGAAGCAGTAGTGAAAAGTTTACATGTAAACAAGGAGGAGATTAAAACCTTAGCCAAAAACAGTTTCAAAGCCTCCTTTTTAAGTGAAGTTAAGAAGCAATTTTTTATAGAGACTATCTCCACTTATTAA
- a CDS encoding YitT family protein, whose amino-acid sequence MKLPSRSLALFQYTYVLLGTMSMAFAVVCFLSPNNMVTGGGIGIALILHYIITSLTLGTLIMLVSVPFIILGFIYFGKQYTFKTLLAMFATSFFTDLFREFLHLKPLTDDILLAAIFGGIFIGLGVGLVIKGRSSTGSTSVVGEIVAMKSKFKASEVLLSIDVTIMFAYIFVYGDLKKALYSMIGVYVTAKVIDVILTGRPSKKVVKIVSNNVEALTEQIRERIEEHGTIFTGIGLHHQKQTKTMILVTVEMSKIQLLKDIIREYDPEAFLIISEASEFLGRD is encoded by the coding sequence ATGAAATTGCCTTCGCGCTCCTTAGCGCTGTTTCAATACACCTATGTCCTTTTGGGCACAATGTCGATGGCTTTTGCCGTTGTCTGTTTTTTATCACCGAACAATATGGTCACCGGTGGAGGCATTGGTATCGCACTGATACTCCACTATATCATTACCTCGCTCACACTAGGAACACTCATCATGCTTGTGAGTGTTCCCTTCATCATTTTAGGGTTTATCTATTTTGGGAAACAATACACCTTTAAAACCTTGCTTGCGATGTTTGCAACCTCTTTTTTCACCGATCTTTTTCGAGAATTCCTGCACCTCAAACCACTCACCGATGATATTCTCTTAGCCGCTATTTTTGGTGGTATTTTCATAGGTCTAGGTGTTGGTTTAGTCATCAAAGGACGCTCTTCGACAGGAAGTACCTCTGTGGTGGGTGAAATCGTGGCAATGAAAAGTAAATTTAAAGCTTCCGAAGTGCTTTTAAGCATCGATGTTACTATCATGTTTGCATATATCTTCGTTTATGGTGACCTCAAAAAAGCACTCTATAGTATGATTGGCGTGTATGTGACAGCCAAAGTCATTGACGTTATTCTGACTGGTCGTCCATCGAAAAAAGTGGTGAAGATTGTCTCCAACAACGTAGAAGCCTTAACCGAACAGATCAGAGAGCGCATAGAAGAGCATGGTACAATTTTTACAGGCATTGGATTGCATCATCAAAAGCAAACAAAGACGATGATTTTAGTGACCGTTGAAATGTCAAAAATTCAACTTTTAAAAGACATTATCCGCGAGTACGACCCCGAAGCATTTTTGATCATCTCCGAAGCTTCTGAATTTTTGGGACGAGACTAG
- the sppA gene encoding signal peptide peptidase SppA, whose product MLELIKKPFIWIGAILSYIQNHFKAMLFILLLVFIYGSQEELKNPNLAIVKIEGEILNVQDILEEIDKADKDDKIKGVLLQVDSPGGALAPSIELSMAVKRLSEHKPVVAYAAGSMTSGSYYASIWSNYIIANPGAFIGSIGVLFQAPNVAELAKKLGISEQIITAGDYKQMGTFTREWTPKERGALKELIDDAYTLFITDVATARGLNLAKPNEFANAQVFIASKALGIHLIDEVGSIQTAKTKVEELSNVSHAVWEKPDAVDKWMKKLESSSKLPIFNLMGYLK is encoded by the coding sequence ATGCTAGAACTGATTAAAAAACCTTTTATCTGGATCGGCGCTATTTTGAGCTACATCCAAAACCACTTTAAAGCAATGCTTTTTATACTGCTTTTAGTGTTCATTTATGGTTCTCAAGAAGAGCTTAAAAACCCAAACCTTGCAATTGTTAAAATCGAAGGTGAAATCTTAAATGTCCAAGATATTTTAGAAGAGATTGACAAAGCAGACAAAGATGACAAAATCAAAGGGGTGCTTTTACAAGTAGACTCTCCTGGTGGTGCATTAGCCCCTTCCATCGAGCTTTCAATGGCGGTAAAACGTTTGAGCGAACACAAACCTGTGGTTGCCTATGCTGCTGGCAGTATGACCAGTGGAAGTTATTATGCTTCGATTTGGTCCAATTACATCATCGCTAATCCTGGCGCATTTATTGGCTCTATTGGGGTACTTTTCCAAGCGCCCAATGTGGCGGAGTTGGCTAAAAAACTGGGGATTTCGGAGCAAATCATTACCGCAGGCGATTACAAGCAGATGGGAACGTTCACCCGTGAATGGACCCCCAAAGAGCGCGGTGCGCTTAAAGAGCTGATTGATGATGCGTACACACTTTTTATCACCGATGTCGCCACCGCACGCGGACTCAATCTGGCTAAACCCAATGAATTTGCCAATGCACAAGTTTTTATCGCCAGTAAAGCCCTTGGGATTCACCTTATTGATGAAGTAGGCTCCATTCAAACCGCTAAAACCAAAGTTGAAGAGCTTTCCAATGTAAGCCATGCTGTTTGGGAAAAACCAGATGCTGTGGATAAATGGATGAAAAAACTGGAAAGTAGTAGCAAGTTGCCCATTTTTAATTTGATGGGGTATTTGAAATAA
- a CDS encoding SDR family NAD(P)-dependent oxidoreductase: protein MKIALITGGSRGLGKSMALHLAQKGHDVIITYQNSKTEAQNVVDAIQKLGQKAALLQLDIAQTKTFPLFLETFKALLASQWNTNRFDILINNAGIGINTPFIETTEEQFDTLMNIHLKGTFFFIQTLLPILNDGGKILNISSGLARFSLPGFAAYAMMKGGIEVLTRYLALELGKRNISVNVLAPGAIATDFGGGVVRDNENANAFIASQTALGRVGLADDIGAAVSLLVSDDAHWINGERIEVSGGMRL, encoded by the coding sequence ATGAAAATAGCACTTATCACAGGCGGCAGTAGAGGTTTAGGCAAAAGTATGGCATTACATTTGGCGCAAAAAGGACATGATGTCATTATTACCTATCAAAATTCAAAAACAGAAGCGCAAAATGTAGTAGATGCGATACAAAAGCTAGGTCAAAAAGCAGCTTTGTTACAGCTAGATATTGCTCAAACAAAAACATTTCCTCTGTTTTTAGAAACGTTTAAAGCGCTCCTTGCTTCACAGTGGAACACCAATCGTTTTGATATTCTCATTAACAACGCAGGTATTGGGATTAACACTCCTTTTATAGAGACAACGGAAGAGCAATTTGATACTTTGATGAACATTCATCTCAAAGGAACTTTCTTTTTTATTCAAACCTTGTTACCAATCCTCAACGATGGGGGTAAAATCCTCAATATCTCATCAGGATTGGCTCGCTTTAGTTTACCAGGGTTTGCAGCGTATGCCATGATGAAAGGTGGCATTGAAGTTTTGACACGGTATTTAGCCCTTGAATTAGGAAAACGCAACATCTCCGTGAATGTTTTAGCTCCCGGTGCAATCGCAACAGATTTTGGTGGGGGTGTGGTGAGAGACAACGAAAATGCTAATGCGTTTATTGCGTCCCAAACAGCGCTCGGACGAGTAGGGCTTGCCGATGATATCGGTGCAGCCGTTTCATTACTTGTTTCTGATGATGCTCATTGGATCAATGGCGAACGTATCGAAGTTTCTGGCGGAATGCGTTTGTAG
- a CDS encoding AraC family transcriptional regulator, producing the protein MEEKLYELAVLLQEEARKDGLNETGIANIKVFKASSVTEALHTVYEPSLFIIAQGAKRVMLGSNTYCYDASSYLVSSMNLPISGQIIEASLEKPFLSMQLCFTPEYIFDLASQMDSVKKGTIQTPLAMSVHRVSEELIDAILRLAKLFQKAEDSSILAPLIIKEILYRLLQGEYGVVLRQFALHGSNANRIAQSIELITSDISEPLHVGLLSQKVGMSVSAFHKHFKYVTAMSPLQYQKQLRLQKARELLVTKMNEVGEVAYNVGYESPSQFSREYTRFFGLSPQKDLMQFKREIKSV; encoded by the coding sequence GTGGAAGAAAAGCTATATGAGCTCGCCGTCTTACTTCAAGAAGAAGCTCGCAAAGATGGGCTTAATGAGACAGGTATCGCTAACATCAAGGTTTTTAAAGCCTCAAGTGTTACTGAAGCGTTGCATACCGTGTATGAGCCTTCTCTTTTCATCATTGCTCAAGGTGCAAAGAGGGTGATGTTAGGATCCAATACTTATTGTTATGATGCCTCTTCGTATTTAGTCTCTTCGATGAATTTGCCAATATCAGGGCAAATCATCGAGGCATCGTTGGAAAAGCCATTTTTGTCGATGCAACTTTGTTTTACACCTGAATATATTTTTGATCTTGCGTCGCAAATGGATTCTGTGAAAAAAGGAACAATCCAAACGCCTTTGGCGATGAGCGTGCATCGCGTGAGCGAAGAGTTGATTGACGCAATACTCAGATTGGCAAAACTCTTTCAAAAAGCAGAGGATAGTTCTATTCTAGCACCACTTATTATCAAAGAGATTCTTTACCGACTATTGCAAGGAGAGTATGGTGTTGTTTTGCGACAGTTTGCGTTGCATGGCTCAAATGCAAACCGTATTGCTCAATCGATTGAGCTGATAACTTCGGATATTTCAGAGCCTCTGCACGTTGGACTTTTGTCGCAAAAAGTCGGGATGAGCGTCTCGGCTTTTCACAAACATTTTAAATACGTGACAGCGATGAGCCCTCTTCAATACCAAAAACAGTTACGTTTGCAAAAAGCCCGTGAACTATTAGTGACCAAGATGAATGAAGTAGGGGAAGTTGCATATAATGTGGGTTACGAAAGTCCTTCTCAGTTTAGCAGAGAGTATACGCGATTTTTTGGTCTTTCGCCTCAAAAAGACTTGATGCAGTTTAAACGAGAGATAAAAAGTGTGTGA
- a CDS encoding YeiH family protein — MFQKENRNNTLSGILFVALFSMSATYMADFAVLKHLGISPLIVGIVLGMIYANTLRNRLPKEWVPGILFSTKTILRTGIVLYGFRITFQNIEAVGTAGIFTSVVIVASTFIIGYFIGTKVLKLDKETTILTSAGSSICGAAAVLATEPVINAEPYKSAIAVSTVVVFGSIAMFLYPFLYKLGVIPLSPEAMGIYIGGTSHEVAHAVAAGNAVGVEAAKTAVIVKMIRVMLLAPFLVILGFWLVRTTQHVAQKQKSKITIPWFAVFFIVVAGFNSFNFLPQSLVVDINAADTFLLTMAMTALGMETSVDKFKNVGMKPIYLATILFAWLMVGGFFIVKFSLSL; from the coding sequence ATGTTTCAAAAAGAAAATCGAAATAACACCTTAAGTGGTATTTTATTTGTAGCGCTCTTTTCGATGAGTGCAACGTATATGGCTGATTTTGCTGTTTTGAAACATCTTGGTATTAGTCCTTTGATTGTGGGTATTGTACTGGGTATGATCTACGCCAATACCTTGCGCAACAGACTCCCCAAAGAGTGGGTTCCAGGCATTCTCTTTTCAACCAAAACCATTTTGCGAACGGGAATTGTCCTTTATGGCTTTCGCATTACGTTTCAAAACATTGAAGCGGTGGGAACGGCAGGCATATTTACCAGTGTTGTGATCGTTGCTTCGACCTTTATCATCGGCTATTTTATTGGAACAAAAGTGTTAAAGCTCGACAAAGAGACAACGATTCTTACCAGCGCGGGCAGTTCCATTTGTGGTGCGGCGGCTGTTTTAGCGACCGAACCGGTCATTAACGCGGAGCCTTATAAAAGTGCTATTGCGGTCTCTACGGTTGTGGTATTTGGAAGTATTGCCATGTTTTTGTATCCATTTTTATACAAATTGGGTGTCATTCCGCTCTCTCCTGAGGCGATGGGCATTTACATTGGTGGCACGAGTCATGAAGTAGCGCACGCGGTGGCTGCTGGTAATGCTGTGGGTGTTGAAGCTGCAAAAACTGCAGTCATCGTGAAAATGATACGTGTCATGCTTCTTGCCCCTTTTTTAGTCATTTTAGGGTTTTGGTTGGTACGCACAACACAACACGTTGCTCAAAAACAAAAAAGCAAGATTACCATTCCTTGGTTTGCCGTCTTTTTTATCGTTGTTGCAGGATTTAACTCTTTTAACTTTTTACCACAAAGTCTGGTTGTTGACATTAATGCGGCGGATACGTTTCTGTTGACTATGGCGATGACAGCGCTAGGAATGGAAACGAGTGTGGATAAATTTAAAAATGTGGGGATGAAGCCTATCTATTTAGCGACTATTTTATTTGCATGGCTGATGGTGGGCGGCTTCTTTATTGTCAAATTCTCTTTGAGTTTATAG
- a CDS encoding glutathione peroxidase, which yields MSIYDFEVKTISGETISMSTFKNKVLLIVNVASKCGFTSQYEGLEILYEKYKDKGFVILGFPCNQFMNQEPLNEDEIKSFCSLTYGVTFPLFAKIDVNGEHTHPLYAYLKEAQKGLLGIEAIKWNFTKFLVDKSGIVVNRFAPATKPESLELDILLYL from the coding sequence ATGAGTATTTATGATTTTGAAGTCAAAACGATTAGCGGCGAAACGATCTCAATGAGTACGTTTAAAAATAAAGTTTTACTCATTGTCAATGTTGCGAGTAAATGCGGTTTTACAAGTCAATATGAAGGGCTAGAAATTTTATACGAAAAGTACAAAGATAAGGGATTTGTCATCTTAGGTTTTCCGTGCAATCAATTTATGAACCAAGAACCTTTGAATGAAGATGAGATCAAGAGTTTTTGTTCGTTGACCTATGGCGTAACCTTCCCTCTGTTTGCCAAAATCGATGTCAATGGTGAACATACCCATCCGCTCTACGCCTACCTAAAAGAGGCGCAAAAGGGGCTTTTGGGTATTGAAGCGATCAAATGGAATTTCACCAAATTTTTAGTCGATAAAAGTGGGATTGTTGTCAACCGTTTTGCGCCCGCCACCAAACCAGAATCGCTAGAGCTTGATATTCTTCTTTACCTATAA
- a CDS encoding diguanylate cyclase domain-containing protein: MLTNDEKAWLLAHPTLNVGMDSEYAPYEWVNKNGDYVGMAVDYLHLLEKKLGIHFKIAKGKSWSEVVELAKKGEIDVLTSIVQTPERLQYFLFSEPYRDTQTMIVDNGEGKFIGNLEHLSGRSVAVEKGYFTQELLKTKYPNIKIVLANTILEALTSVMERKADAYVGDMSAINYAIKNNGLAKLRISGQTEFSSQHRFAFSKNNPMLATIMTKAMASISAEESDAIFNRWIGMRIEQGIQAKTLLKYSVGLACLFILFGYWYYRLHCEIKHRQAAEMREHHRNTVLEMIAKMLPLSKILESIVQNVEEQNPKMLCSILLLDSEGKFFSQVIAPRLPTFYNEAIQGVSIGLGVGSCGSAAYLKKRVIAENIDTHVYWQPYKEIALRAGLQSCWSEPILSSSGDILGTFAIYHTCPQTPITTDIAIIEQSANLASIAIEKSISAIKLKESEELYRRLTEEVTDVIWKVDRDLKITYISPADEKFRGYRADEVIGHHVFEMFAPESIKIISEKIKQRFEAQQKGMRTEEFVTYEIQHRCKDGKLIWGEIISKPEYNASGEIIGFHGITREITERKAMQDRVQQLAFYDSLTKLPNRILLSERLSYMLAEMKRIQKYSALFFLDLDNFKSLNDTYGHSIGDLLLCQVAQRLQKCVREMDTVARFGGDEFVVILNTLHEDNQVSVEQAHRIAEKILQSLSALYVLNVSHDKSQEKLVEHKCTASIGVLVFKSAEKTPDDLLKQADAAMYKAKEAGKNKISFYEAPF, translated from the coding sequence TTGCTTACCAATGATGAAAAAGCATGGCTTTTAGCACATCCAACGCTTAATGTTGGAATGGACTCTGAATATGCTCCCTATGAGTGGGTCAATAAAAATGGAGATTATGTTGGTATGGCAGTGGATTACTTGCATCTTTTGGAGAAAAAACTAGGGATTCATTTTAAAATTGCTAAAGGAAAATCGTGGAGCGAGGTTGTGGAACTGGCTAAAAAAGGGGAAATAGATGTTTTAACTAGCATTGTTCAAACACCTGAGCGTTTACAATATTTTCTTTTTTCTGAACCTTATCGTGACACACAGACAATGATTGTTGACAATGGTGAAGGTAAATTTATAGGCAATTTGGAGCATTTATCGGGTAGAAGTGTTGCTGTTGAAAAAGGTTACTTTACGCAAGAGTTACTCAAAACAAAATATCCCAACATAAAAATAGTATTAGCCAATACTATTTTAGAAGCTTTAACCTCTGTGATGGAGAGGAAAGCAGATGCTTATGTCGGTGACATGAGTGCTATTAACTATGCGATTAAAAATAATGGGCTTGCGAAGCTACGTATATCAGGACAAACAGAATTTTCAAGCCAACACCGTTTTGCCTTTTCAAAAAATAATCCTATGCTTGCTACCATTATGACAAAGGCCATGGCTTCTATTTCAGCTGAAGAATCCGACGCAATCTTTAATCGTTGGATTGGTATGCGGATAGAACAAGGTATTCAAGCTAAAACACTTCTAAAGTACAGTGTAGGACTTGCTTGTTTGTTCATATTGTTCGGTTATTGGTATTATAGATTGCATTGCGAAATAAAACACCGCCAAGCAGCGGAAATGCGGGAACATCACCGCAATACTGTTTTAGAAATGATTGCAAAAATGCTCCCACTATCTAAAATTCTTGAGTCCATTGTTCAAAATGTGGAAGAGCAAAATCCAAAAATGCTTTGCAGTATCCTTTTACTTGATTCTGAGGGTAAGTTTTTTTCACAGGTGATTGCGCCACGCTTGCCTACATTTTATAATGAAGCCATTCAGGGTGTTTCTATAGGTTTAGGTGTTGGTTCATGTGGGAGTGCCGCGTATTTGAAAAAGCGCGTTATAGCTGAAAACATCGATACACATGTTTATTGGCAACCGTATAAAGAGATAGCTCTTCGTGCGGGGCTTCAATCGTGCTGGTCAGAACCAATTCTTTCATCAAGTGGGGATATTTTAGGAACATTTGCTATTTATCACACATGCCCACAAACTCCTATCACAACAGATATTGCCATCATAGAGCAATCGGCTAATCTTGCGAGTATTGCAATTGAAAAGAGTATATCAGCCATCAAACTAAAAGAGAGCGAAGAACTTTATAGACGCTTGACTGAGGAAGTAACCGATGTGATTTGGAAAGTAGATCGTGACTTAAAAATTACCTATATAAGTCCAGCGGATGAGAAATTTAGAGGCTATAGAGCTGATGAAGTGATCGGTCATCACGTTTTTGAAATGTTTGCACCTGAGAGTATTAAAATTATTTCTGAAAAAATAAAGCAGAGGTTCGAAGCGCAACAAAAAGGAATGCGTACGGAAGAGTTTGTCACCTATGAAATACAACACAGATGCAAAGATGGTAAATTGATTTGGGGTGAAATTATTTCAAAGCCAGAATATAATGCAAGTGGTGAGATTATTGGCTTTCACGGTATTACGAGGGAAATTACAGAGCGAAAAGCAATGCAAGATCGTGTGCAACAATTAGCATTTTATGATTCTCTTACAAAGTTACCCAATCGCATACTGTTAAGTGAGCGACTAAGTTATATGTTAGCTGAAATGAAACGGATTCAAAAGTACAGTGCACTGTTCTTTCTTGATTTAGATAATTTTAAATCGCTCAATGATACCTATGGTCATAGCATTGGGGATTTATTACTGTGCCAAGTTGCACAGAGGCTTCAAAAGTGTGTCCGAGAAATGGATACAGTAGCACGCTTTGGAGGAGATGAATTTGTGGTGATTTTAAATACACTTCATGAAGACAATCAGGTGTCCGTTGAACAAGCTCATCGCATTGCCGAAAAAATTCTTCAGAGCTTGTCTGCTCTTTACGTGCTGAATGTATCCCATGACAAGAGTCAAGAGAAATTGGTCGAACATAAATGTACGGCAAGTATCGGGGTATTGGTATTTAAGAGTGCTGAGAAAACACCTGACGACCTTTTAAAACAAGCGGATGCTGCGATGTACAAAGCTAAAGAGGCTGGGAAAAATAAAATTTCTTTTTATGAAGCTCCCTTTTAA
- a CDS encoding CCE_0567 family metalloprotein, translated as MDEKELKKELARLKRLAVEIAGEIHDIVEDTLWVKYNELPVLSDKIVKAIHEAEAFKEQHHL; from the coding sequence ATGGATGAAAAAGAGCTCAAAAAAGAGTTAGCAAGATTGAAACGTTTAGCAGTTGAAATTGCAGGTGAAATTCACGATATTGTTGAAGATACTCTCTGGGTTAAATACAACGAGCTTCCTGTTCTTTCAGATAAAATCGTCAAGGCGATTCATGAAGCAGAAGCATTCAAAGAGCAACATCATCTTTAA
- the ribB gene encoding 3,4-dihydroxy-2-butanone-4-phosphate synthase, whose product MNQICRDSSLHSSVKQAIASLQNQNGVIVMDNPGRENEADIIFHAGSLTTEQTALLIRECSGIVCLCLPPQKVDELELPMMVSHNKSKFQTGFTISIEAKEGVTTGVSARDRLTTIQAAIHSEGKTKIVSPGHVFPLRAKEGGVLERDGHTEASVDLMRLSGLSPYAVLCELTNPDGTMSVGDAIYDFASKQGFPIVSIDEIIDYRKKHTL is encoded by the coding sequence ATGAATCAAATTTGTAGGGACTCGTCCCTTCACTCTTCTGTTAAGCAAGCCATTGCTTCGCTTCAAAACCAAAACGGCGTGATCGTTATGGACAATCCGGGTCGTGAAAACGAGGCGGATATTATCTTCCATGCAGGCTCCCTCACCACAGAACAAACGGCACTGTTGATTCGTGAATGCAGTGGCATTGTTTGCCTTTGTTTACCACCGCAAAAAGTCGATGAACTTGAACTTCCCATGATGGTCTCGCACAATAAGTCAAAATTTCAAACGGGTTTTACCATTTCGATTGAAGCCAAAGAGGGTGTGACCACGGGTGTTAGCGCACGCGATCGCCTCACAACCATACAAGCGGCGATTCATTCAGAGGGTAAAACGAAGATCGTCTCACCAGGGCATGTTTTTCCCCTTCGTGCTAAAGAGGGCGGTGTGTTAGAGCGTGATGGTCACACCGAAGCTTCTGTGGATTTGATGCGTCTTTCAGGACTTTCACCGTATGCAGTTTTGTGTGAGCTGACCAATCCTGATGGTACGATGAGTGTAGGCGATGCGATTTATGACTTTGCTTCTAAACAGGGGTTTCCGATTGTTAGCATTGATGAGATTATTGATTATCGAAAAAAGCATACGCTTTAA